One window of Canis lupus baileyi chromosome 21, mCanLup2.hap1, whole genome shotgun sequence genomic DNA carries:
- the ZDHHC24 gene encoding probable palmitoyltransferase ZDHHC24 — protein MGQPWAVGSAEGAPARLPLVLTALWAAAVGLELAYVLVLGPGPPPLGPLARALQLVLAAFQLLNLLGNVGLFLRSDPSIRGVMLAGRGLGQGWAYCYQCQSQVPPRSGHCSACRVCILRRDHHCRLLGRCVGFHNYRPFLCLLLHAAGVLLHISVLLGPALSALLRAHAPLHTAALLLLPWLMLLTGRVSLAQFALAFVTDTCVAGALLCGAGLLFHGMLLLRGQTTWEWARGQHSYDLGPCHNLQAALGPRWVLVWLWPFLASPLPGDGITFQTAADVGLTPS, from the exons atggggcagccctgggcgGTAGGGAGCGCGGAGGGGGCGCCCGCGCGGCTGCCTCTCGTGCTCACCGCGCTGTGGGCCGCGGCTGTGGGCCTGGAGCTGGCCTATGTGCTGGTTCTGGGTCCCGGGCCGCCCCCGCTGGGACCCCTGGCTCGGGCCTTGCAGTTAGTGCTGGCCGCCTTCCAGCTGCTCAACCTGCTGGGCAACGTGGGGCTCTTCCTGCGCTCGGACCCCAGCATCCGGGGCGTGATGCTGGCCGGCCGCGGTCTGGGCCAGGGCTGGGC TTACTGCTACCAGTGCCAAAGCCAGGTGCCACCACGCAGTGGGCATTGCTCTGCCTGCCGTGTCTGCATCCTTCGTCGGGATCACCACTGCCGCCTGCTGGGCCGCTGTGTGGGATTCCACAACTACCGGCCCTTCCTGTGCCTGTTGCTTCATGCTGCGGGTGTCCTGCTCCACATCTCTGTGCTGCTGGGCCCTGCCCTGTCAGCCCTCCTGCGAGCCCACGCGCCCCTCCACACCGCAgccctcctcctgctgccctggctcATGCTGCTCACAG GCAGAGTGTCTCTGGCGCAGTTTGCCTTGGCCTTTGTGACCGATACATGCGTGGCAGGTGCACTGTTATGTGGGGCTGGGCTGCTCTTCCATGGGATGCTGCTGTTGCGGGGCCAGACCACGTGGGAGTGGGCTCGGGGCCAGCACTCTTATGACCTGGGCCCTTGCCACAACTTGCAGGCGGCCCTGGGGCCCCGCTGGGTCCTTGTCTGGCTCTGGCCCTTCCTGGCCTCCCCACTGCCTGGGGATGGGATCACCTTCCAGACCGCAGCTGATGTGGGCCTCACACCTTCCTGA